The Schaalia dentiphila ATCC 17982 sequence CAATGCCGACTTTCTCGGCGGGAAATGCGCAGTCGATGAAGTAACGACGGCCCCTCGTGTGCACCTCGACCTGTGTGCGCATGCCTGTCAGGTCCGCTGCACACAGCTCGTACAGTACGCGTGCTTCTCCGGGTGAGGCACACCCGGCATCTGCGTGGGTGATGATCCACTGTGCTTGAGAGCGGCCCCGAGCACCATTGCCAAGACGCGTGAGCTCTGCGCTCAATAACTCCTTCCAATACTTCTCGTGTCTACGTGAGTCTCTGAGACGGAAGTTATCGAAGTGTGTGAAGGCGTTGCCGATCACGCAGATCTGGGCGAAGGCGGCTCTCTGGTTCGGTGAGGTCCGTGCGACGGTAATCTGCGCGGCTTCGAGGTTCTCAATGAGGAGTCCTCGCGCATTGTCTGCGCGTGGGAGGTGATGAACGTGTGTCGGCTTGACCGTTACCGACGGGAACGAGTGAGGTCCGATTGTTGTGGAGGGGATGCTGATTGGTCGAATCGATGAACGTGTGGCAACCGTGATGGGTGGAAGCACGGGATCACTTCCATAGCCGTGCACCCACAGAGCGCACTGGCCGGTGATCACCATGGCTCGGTGTGTGTGCGTAAGGTGGAAGAGGCGTGCGGCGAGCACGACCTGCGGTAGCTGACGTGTGTCTATATCCGTTAGGCGCGCAAGGTCGAGGTAGGTCTTGCCTGCGATGTTCACAGCCGCCGGTATCTTCGTGAGGCCGTGGTGGCTGGATCGCGGCACGCGAATGATCGCCCGTTCAACGGCGTTGAGGATGAAAGGAGCGTCGTTGCCCCTGTCTTCTTGTTTCATGAGTGAATTCTAGTGCAATAGCTGTCAGTTCGTTGCAGTTTGAATCTTCTGATTTTGTTTGATTACTGAGACGTCCTCGTGCGTTGTGGTGGGGCGCGGGCAGGGGCGTAGGTGCGGCGTTCGTGCCCGGTGTGACGAGGTGTGCGCCGGGTTGGGCGGTTGCGGCAAGTTTCAACGGCCTGGATATGGATGTCGGGGGGATTTGCGCCATCCAGGGGTTCGACACGCCGGCGACACGCCGTTGGAAGGCTCCGCATGGCGCAAATCCCCCATTGCGGAGTGGCGATTGGCGACGTTGCCTGTAAACGACCCCAGGCAGCCCCGCGCGGCGGCGGGGCTGCCCGGGCAACGAAGCTGTGCAGCATGTGACTGCACGGGCTCGGATGTTACGTCAGCGTTCGCGGCTGAAAGCCACGAGGCTGCTGTCGCGCAACAGAATCAGACGGTGAGCATCACCTTCGTGGCGCGACGCTCGTCCATCGCTGCGTAGCCCTCGGCGGCCTGCTCAAGCGGCAGGACCAGATCGAAGACAGCCCCCGGATTGATCTCGCCACGGTAGATCAGATCGATCATGGTGGGCAGATACTTGCGCACGGCCGCAGGGCCGCCGAACATATGGACCTCTGCGCCAAACATGCGGCCCATGTCCAAGGAGACGCCGTGAGGAACGCCCACGAAGGACAGGTGACCACCGGGACGCACGCAGCCGAGAGCCTGATCGAAGGATGCCTCATTGCCGACCGCCTCAACGACGCCGTCGGCGCCCAGGCCGTCGGTCAGTTCCTTGATGCGGGCGATGCCCTCCTCGCCGCGCTCTTCGACGATGTCGGTCGCACCGAACTGGCGGGCCAGTGCCTGGCGGTCCGCGTGGCGCGACATCGCGATGATGCGGGACGCGCCCAGCTGCTTGGCGCCGATGATCGCGCCCAGGCCCACGGCCCCGTCACCCACGACGACGACGGTCTTCCCGGGGGCGGCCCCAGCCTCGTCGGCGGCGAACCAGCCGGTGCCGAGGACATCGGAGGCGGCCAGGAGCGAGGGGAGCTGCTCGGGTGTGGGGGGTGCAGGGGTCTTCACCAGCGTGCCGTCTGCGAGGGCAATGCGGGCGTACTCGGCCTGGGTGCCGCCGGCGCGCATGCCGACGAAGGCGTCGCCCTGGGTGGCTGCGGTCGTGCAGCGCGAGGGGTAGCCGGAGCGGCAGGTCGCGCATTCGCCGCAGGAGATGCAGAAGGAGCCGACGACGAAGTCACCGGGCTCGACGGTCGTGACGGCCTCGCCCACCTCGACGACGGTTCCGACGTACTCGTGGCCCATGCGCTGCTCGTGGACCGGCTCCGATCCGCGGTAGGACCACAGGTCCGAGCCGCAGATGCAGGTGGCAGCCAGCTTGATGATCGCGTCCGTGGGCTCCAGGATGATCGGCATCAGCATCTCTTCGACGGTGACGTTGCCGGGTTCGTGCATGACGACGGCGCGCATGATTCTCCTCATGATTGGCGCATTGGTCGTAGGGCAACGGTACTCCTCACGTCCAGCTGCTCGGCAGTGCTGGACACTGTCTCCTTTCCCTCAGCGACGAGGCAGGGGCGGCGTCTTGCCGTTCGTGCTCGGTTTTTCGAGGGGCGAACACCGGGCAAATCGGGGTAGGGTTGCGCCATGTCTGTCGAGTTCGTTTCCGCCTCTCAGGCGGCAGATGCGGTGGCGTGTGACGCGCCGCTGCGGCTCGTCGACACCTTCGGGCGCGTTGCCCGCGACCTGCGCGTGTCGCTCACCGACCGCTGCAACCTGCGCTGTTCCTACTGCATGCCCCCCGAAGGCTTGGACTGGCTGCCCACTGAGGAAACGCTGACGGACGACGAGGTCTGCCGCCTCGTGCGCGTTGGCGTCGAGCGGCTCGGGATCCGCCAGGTCCGCTTCACCGGCGGGGAACCCCTCCTGCGCCGAGGTCTCGAGGGGATCATCGAAGCATGCTCCCACCTGCGCACCGACGAGGGAAACCCCCTCGATCTGGCCCTCACGACGAACGCGCTCGGCCTGGCCAAGCGCGCCCAGGGCCTGAAGGACGCTGGCCTGAACCGCGTCAACATTTCGCTTGATTCTCTGGACCCCGAGCACTTCGCGGCGATCACCCGCCGCGACCGCCTCGGCGACGTCCTGGAGGGCATCGAGGCCGCCGCCCGCGCGGGCCTGAGCCCGATCAAGGTCAACGCCCTCGTGCTGCGCGGCATGAACGAGGCCGACCTGCCCGACCTGGTCGACTACTGCCTGGACCGGGGCATCGAGCTGCGCGTTATTGAGCAGATGCCGATCGGCCCGCCGGACACATGGGATCGTCAGAACATCATGACGGCCGACGAGATCCTGCACATCATGAGCACTCGCCACACGCTGACCCCCGCGCCCCGCGAGGATCCGCATTCCCCTGCGGGACGCTGGATCGTGGACGGTGACCCGACGAAGCGCCTCGGCGTCATCGCCTCCGTGTCCGACCCCTTCTGTAGCGCGTGCGACCGCACCCGCCTGACCTCGGACGGCATGGTGCGTTCATGCCTGTTCTCCACCGAGGAGACCTCGCTGCGTGACCTGCTGCGCGGCGGCGGGGACGATGCGCAGATCGCCGCCCGATGGGCCGACGCGATGTGGGCGAAGCCGGCCGCGCACGGGCTCAATATCGACACCTTTGCTCGTGCGTCGCGCACCATGAGCCGTATTGGTGGGTAAGCTCCCACTAATTTCGTGATACCGATGTTTTCTAACAGCGGTTAATTGCTTGTTTGTCGTCGGGTATAACGTCCCTAGCGGCAAGACTTTTCCTAGTTCTTGCAAG is a genomic window containing:
- a CDS encoding zinc-binding dehydrogenase — translated: MRAVVMHEPGNVTVEEMLMPIILEPTDAIIKLAATCICGSDLWSYRGSEPVHEQRMGHEYVGTVVEVGEAVTTVEPGDFVVGSFCISCGECATCRSGYPSRCTTAATQGDAFVGMRAGGTQAEYARIALADGTLVKTPAPPTPEQLPSLLAASDVLGTGWFAADEAGAAPGKTVVVVGDGAVGLGAIIGAKQLGASRIIAMSRHADRQALARQFGATDIVEERGEEGIARIKELTDGLGADGVVEAVGNEASFDQALGCVRPGGHLSFVGVPHGVSLDMGRMFGAEVHMFGGPAAVRKYLPTMIDLIYRGEINPGAVFDLVLPLEQAAEGYAAMDERRATKVMLTV
- the moaA gene encoding GTP 3',8-cyclase MoaA, with amino-acid sequence MSVEFVSASQAADAVACDAPLRLVDTFGRVARDLRVSLTDRCNLRCSYCMPPEGLDWLPTEETLTDDEVCRLVRVGVERLGIRQVRFTGGEPLLRRGLEGIIEACSHLRTDEGNPLDLALTTNALGLAKRAQGLKDAGLNRVNISLDSLDPEHFAAITRRDRLGDVLEGIEAAARAGLSPIKVNALVLRGMNEADLPDLVDYCLDRGIELRVIEQMPIGPPDTWDRQNIMTADEILHIMSTRHTLTPAPREDPHSPAGRWIVDGDPTKRLGVIASVSDPFCSACDRTRLTSDGMVRSCLFSTEETSLRDLLRGGGDDAQIAARWADAMWAKPAAHGLNIDTFARASRTMSRIGG
- a CDS encoding endonuclease domain-containing protein; translated protein: MKQEDRGNDAPFILNAVERAIIRVPRSSHHGLTKIPAAVNIAGKTYLDLARLTDIDTRQLPQVVLAARLFHLTHTHRAMVITGQCALWVHGYGSDPVLPPITVATRSSIRPISIPSTTIGPHSFPSVTVKPTHVHHLPRADNARGLLIENLEAAQITVARTSPNQRAAFAQICVIGNAFTHFDNFRLRDSRRHEKYWKELLSAELTRLGNGARGRSQAQWIITHADAGCASPGEARVLYELCAADLTGMRTQVEVHTRGRRYFIDCAFPAEKVGIEFDGRAKYGDDARSIHSSLSRERERQRHLEAEGWHIIRVGWHDLEHPDELIAQVRAALAARLG